The Panicum virgatum strain AP13 chromosome 5K, P.virgatum_v5, whole genome shotgun sequence genome has a window encoding:
- the LOC120705754 gene encoding WRKY transcription factor WRKY24-like codes for MAAQLGLVGHEAYAAACSYPPPAAASSYFFPPELVADSGGAGAVMMEFPPPAACTADYCLPEIMGARTHDYYCSPPAPALAKGCAAAAENEMMNMSYVDDGGRMTMMGGSAGNGGRQPSPRIGFRTRSEVDVLDDGFKWRKYGKKAVKSSPNPRNYYRCSAEGCGVKKRVERDRDDPRYVVTTYDGVHNHAVPGRGGAAQQPARSAAPLVAAPWSAPAAPCDPWGTQLHAAAHSSESSY; via the exons ATGGCGGCGCAGCTGGGACTCGTCGGCCACGAGGcgtacgccgccgcctgctcctacccgccgcccgccgccgcctcctcctacttcttccctcccgagctcgtggcggacaGCGGTGGTGCTGGTGCCGTGATGATGGagttcccgccgcccgccgcctgcaCGGCTGACTACTGCCTCCCGGAGATCATGGGCGCGCGAACGCACGACTACtactgctcgccgccggcgccggcgctggccaaGGGCTGCGCTGCCGCTGCCGAGAACGAGATGATGAACAT GAGCTACGTGGACGATGGCGGGAGGATGACGATGATGGGCGGGTCGGCTGGGAACGGCGGCCGTCAGCCATCGCCGCGGATCGGGTTCCGGACGAGGTCGGAGGTGGACGTCCTGGACGACGGCTTCAAGTGGCGCAAGTACGGCAAGAAGGCGGTCAAGAGCAGCCCCAACCCGAG GAACTACTACCGGTGCTCGGCGGAGGGGTGCGGCGTGAAGAAGCGCGTGGAGCGGGACCGCGACGACCCACGCTACGTCGTCACCACCTACGACGGCGTCCACAACCACGCCGtgcccggccgcggcggcgccgcccagcAGCCGGCGCGCTCGGCGGCGCCCCTGGTGGCGGCGCCGTGGAGCGCGCCCGCCGCTCCCTGTGACCCGTGGGGGACGCAGCTCCATGCCGCGGCTCACTCGTCGGAGTCGTCCTACTGA
- the LOC120705755 gene encoding probable WRKY transcription factor 72, whose product MEVAVERPTPVKEEKRADAKPEIAAMGSPLPIVFESFPSTQRDASIKQEQRTLEAAKAEMGEVREENERLKTMLSRIVSQYQLLHTHFLDVVKVHEQAAKAKLPAAPAPAASLPTGAADDADDLVSLSLGTRSNGARRKGHERSSSSSGGTAETTADQGQLSLGLGIAPGSGLSADDDKASGASAAPVLNLSSDSSSAGDAAKPPAQDDAYACPPAGTSRKSPSAGEGADDEVQQQAKKARVSVRVKCNTPTMPDGCQWRKYGQKISKGNPCPRAYYRCTVAPHCPVRKHVQRCAEDTSILITTYEGQHNHQLPPAATAMASTTSAAAAMLTSGSTSSSSPASLAHGHHLPLAAAGLLGPTTMVSTAASCPTITLDLTTPAPPHSLMHPSPYAAAAAAGYESKAVPAAWSSGYLAYGAAPPSYYGKSSPALGHLFGGGLGGSSRPEQLYGAQTYLQRTSSLGAGHGAVAPAVTDTLAKAITSDPSFQTALVAAITSIMGRGGGAAAQK is encoded by the exons ATGGAGGTCGCCGTCGAGAGGCCGACGCCGGTGAAGGAGGAGAAGAGAGCCGATGCCAAGCCGGAGATTGCAGCG ATGGGAAGCCCTCTCCCGATCGTCTTCGAAAGCTTTCCATCAACGCAAAGAGACGCGAGCATCAAGCAG GAACAGCGCACGCTAGAGGCGGCCAAGGCGGAGATGGGTGAGGTGAGGGAGGAGAACGAGCGCCTCAAGACGATGCTGTCCCGCATCGTCAGCCAGTACCAGTTGCTGCACACGCACTTCCTCGACGTCGTCAAGGTGCACGAGCAAGCAGCCAAAGCCAAGCtccccgcggcgccggcgccggcggcctcgctGCCCACCGGAGccgccgacgacgccgacgacctcGTCTCCCTGAGCCTCGGCACGCGGTCCAACGGCGCCCGCCGCAAGGGCCACGAGaggtcctcgtcctcgtccggCGGCACCGCCGAGACCACCGCCGACCAAGGCCAGCTCTCCCTCGGGCTCGGCATCGCGCCGGGCAGCGGGCTGTCCGCCGACGACGACAAGGCGAgcggcgcgtcggcggcgcccgTTCTGAACCTGAGCTCCGacagcagcagcgccggcgacgccgctaAGCCGCCTGCCCAGGACGACGCCTACGCGTGCCCGCCTGCTGGTACCTCGCGCAAGAGCCCGAGCGCCGGGGAGGGCGCCGACGACGAGGTCCAGCAGCAGGCCAAGAAGGCTAGGGTTTCCGTCAGGGTCAAATGCAACACTCCCACG ATGCCGGATGGTTGTCAATGGCGGAAGTATGGGCAGAAGATCTCCAAGGGGAACCCCTGCCCGCGCGCCTACTACCGCTGCACGGTGGCGCCCCACTGCCCGGTGAGGAAGCACGTGCAGCGGTGTGCCGAGGACACGTCGATCCTGATCACCACGTACGAGGGCCAGCACAACCACCAGCTCccgccggcggccacggccatggcgtccacgacctccgccgcggcggccatgctcacctcgggctccacctcctcctcctccccggcctcGCTCGCCCACGGCCACCACCTCCCGCTCGCGGCCGCCGGGCTGCTCGGCCCGACCACCATGGTCTCCACCGCCGCGTCGTGCCCCACCATCACGCTCGACCTCAcgaccccggcgccgccgcactcCCTCATGCACCCctcgccgtacgccgccgccgccgcggccggctaCGAGTCCAAGGCGGTCCCGGCGGCGTGGAGCAGTGGGTACCTGGCGTACGGCGCTGCGCCTCCGTCGTACTACGGCAAGAGCTCGCCGGCGCTTGGGCACCTgttcggcggcggcctgggcgggTCGTCCAGGCCGGAGCAGCTGTACGGCGCCCAGACGTACCTGCAGAGGACGAGCAGCCTCGgggccggccatggcgcggtggcgccggccgTCACGGACACGCTCGCCAAGGCGATCACGTCAGACCCGAGCTTCCAGACTGCGCTGGTGGCGGCGATCACGTCGATCatggggcgcggcggaggcgccgccgcccagaagTGA